The Rosa rugosa chromosome 1, drRosRugo1.1, whole genome shotgun sequence genomic sequence GGATTAGAGACTCGCTGATTTAACTAGGTAGTTGCTGAGAGTTGATTTGATATAATAGTCATCGCTATTGAGCAATCGAAGGATGTTTTCGATGAATTTGAGTAATTACTCCGTGTATTTTGTTAGACTATCACTCATTTTTTACAGTAAAATCTAACTGTATTTCTAATGCTGTAGTGAAgcgatgattttttttttggttctgtgTGTAATCTGAAAGTTTGATTCGAGTTGGAGATGTTTCGAGAAGTGATCAGATTCTCTGTACATTGTGACATAATACGGTGGTGGCTTCATCAGTTTTTGTAGTTTTTGGTATTTTTGAGTGGTGTCATATGAGGCTTATATAATCTGGTATAATTGATGGTGTTGATTGTTCTATTATCGACCGTGAGTATAACATTTACTGTCATGAGTTTGTTTGGGTGAATTATTGTATGGATAATGTCGATAGATGCTTGGCACTTCATTTTCGTCGATGCAGGTAGTCCTGGTTTATGTATCTGCATTCAAGTAGTGGTAACGTAAGCATCCTCAATTGAGAGAAGGCTGGGAGTTTGTAATACATGAACCTGGACTATCTGAATTGAGGATGTGTAGTTCTTCGTCTTCATTGTTTTCCCCTACAAATTCGCCATGCGGCCCTGCCATTTTTTTAATCTATGTTGCTCAATGTGCATGAATAGTGTAACTATTTTTACCGCTTATTAATGTCTGTCACCTCTTTCTATAATAGGTTTTGACGACATGGACAGTATCTATGCGTCACCGGAGGATTTTAAAAGCTTGAAGCGTAGAGACCAGGCAAGAGGGGCTCATCTGCTGGAGTTCTTTGTTGAGAGATGTCATGCAATTGGGGTACCGGGATTCATCCTTAGCAACTATTTCATATAATAATTGCATTTGCAAAAGCAGTACGTCACAGCTTGAAGTTTACAACTCTATATTGGACTGCTTGTAGGTTGCTTGTGAAGCATGGATCAAGAAAGGTGATCCAAAGGAAGTAATCTGCCATGAGGTGAAACGATTGCAGCCAGATCTTCTAGTTGTTGGCTGTCGCGGTCTTGGTCCTTTCCAGAGGTATGCTCCTAAGTGCTTGCACAGTTGGCGTGTTTTTCACATCTTTTCAGTTACCACTTCACAGATAGATTAGTACAAAATCTTTGTCTACTCCTAACTACAGAATTCCTCGTCTATTTTCTATGTAGGGTTTTTGTGGGGACTGTGAGTGAATTTTGCGTCAAGCATGCCGAATGCCCTGTCATCACAATCAAGCGCAGTGCCGAAGAGACACCTCAGGATCCAGTCGATGACTGAAGCTAGATCCTTGTACCTAAAACCAACTGGAAAGAACTGCATCAATTACATTGTAGGAATTTTAAATTCTTTGTATGTCGAGGAGTTGTACTACTTTGTAAGGATGAGCATATTCTGTTTTGAGCTAGTTATGAGCTTTCTTAATCATATCGGACAGTATGATCTGTTTGCTATGTCTATTGCTCTGTGGAATTCAAAGCCGAGCTTGGTTTGGCGAGACGTGAACAAAAGTTAACACCAACCAACCACATGCTTCAGCCAGTCTTAAACAGTAAATGTTTTCTCCCAAATATTTATGAGGCATATCCAGGAAATAAGAACTGAAAAATTGTGCACTCCTGGCAATACTTGAAATCTGCTTCATACCAAAAGCTTTTGTATTCCTTGGGGTTCAAGGGAAGATTTTCAGAAGCGAACAAAAAAATATACCTTAACATCAGAAAACAAAATTTATGTTGATCTGTAAAATTGATAGGTAAAGGCACCATGGCATCCATTTGTACCCCAGAAAAAAAGTAGTACCAGGTTCCTACACAAAAGATAATATAACTCCATCCACAAACATCCGTAGAGGAAGTTGTGATATCATATCTAAACCTACATATGTGGATCATTAGCTATATGACATTAACTGGGAATGTGTCTAGATCTAACAGTGTCCAATCTAAGATGAGGATTCACCCATTGTGCTTACGACCTTCAGTAGCTCCTTTATCTCATTCTGAATTTTTGATGTTGCAACAGGCGACACTTTGCGATCTGAGTTTCCCAGCATTGAGCTCATCATCTTAAGTCTATGCCTAATGAAATCAACTTGCGATGGCTCACCAGCAGGTGGTTGTGAAGCTACTAATGCCTCACTTGCAGTCTTGCTCCTGGATTTCTTCTTAGCTGGAGGAGACTCGGGTATTGCACTGAGCTCACGAGTCTTGGAAGCACCCGAGGGATTTTGGAGGCGGAAATTGACATTGGAAGCTCCAAAGGGACTGTCAATTAGAGAATAATTGAAGGCTTCTTCCGCGTCAGAGCTCATTACAAACGCAACACGAGCACAGAAATTGGTGTAGAACATCTCGGTTTCAGTTTCATTTAGTTCCCCAAATTTACTGTATAATCTGAGAAGATCATCCTTGGTAGGCAGCGAGGATCCAGGTCCAAATGTTACAAAAAGGAATGTAGGCGGAGCCTCCTCTTCCGTCTCCTTAATCTTCAAATCCCGAGCGTCAGCATGCTTTGATCTCCGCCTGACCAGCTTTGAAATTGGTGGCTCAGCAGCTTGCTTTTTCTTAGGCTTATCTTGGTTAGTGTTGATGTTCCTCTGCCCAGATTCACTGACAGGCTGATTTTCTGCTTTCTCATTGTCTTTTCCCAACGACTTAATTACAGAATTTAACTTCCTTCTCTTTGAACTTCGTGTCTCACCAGCTTGCTTTTTTGTAGGCTTATCAGACTTCATATCTTGTTTCTTCTTAATAACCCTGTTACCAGGTTCACCTTCACGCAAATTTGCAGCAGTTTGATTGTCTTTCACCAATGACCCCGGTTCAGAATCTGATTTCTTTCTCTTTCCATGCGGTTGGTGCTTCTTGTAAAGCTTGTGGTAGCAGCCATTGTGGTAAACTGAGTCTCTAAATATGGAcacaaaatcaacaacaatctcAAAGGAGGATTTCCTTTTGACTGGATATAATGGATCAAGAGCTGCAGAGCGGACTCCAGATAGCACTTCATTAGTGGCTGCATTGGCTTTTATTGGATCAACACGCTTCTTCTCACCTTCTGCTGGTGTTTTAACATCAGTGCTCTTATTCCCACCTTCTATTGAGAGTTTCTCTTGTAATGCCTCACTGCAACTATTCAAAATCTGAGGGGACCCCTTAATGTTGGCAGCAGCCCTGGTAATCCTGTCCCCAAGCTGAGCTTTACTAGAAACCTCCAGAGATAATACTGATTCCATGTCTCGCTCTTTCCCCTCTTTCCCCAAATCATGACTCGTTACAGCATTTCGAGATTCTGTTTCCAGGTTTCGTTTTCTTTTCCCTGCGTCACTTATTGTGAAGGGTGGGGACAAGTACttgcttttttttctttccctcaACAAAGGGCTCTTACCAATTTGGTCTTTCATATCTGTTTGTAAACCAACATTGAGCAACTCCCCGACTCTTGCACCAGCTTTTCCTTTGGCCTCACCATCATTACTGTTGATGTGAATATCTtcattcttcttccttctccttgaCAACGGAGCCTTCTTAGTTTCATCCTTTCCACCCCTTTTTTCTTGGGTATCACCATCTTTACTGTCGATGCTATCTTCATCCCTCTTCCTTTTCCTTGAGAGAGGAGTCTTCTTAGTTTCTTCATTTCCACCAGCACTCTCTTTAGCCAAACCATCACTACTCTCGATGCCAATACCTTCATCTTTAGTGCTTGTGGGCGATTTTGAGAGTTTGGCTCTTTCCCTTCCTGATTCGAAAGTCAATATACCCTCACCATGAATATCACTGCTTTTCTGCTTCTTCCGTCTGGATGATAGCCCTCGTTTATCTGAGATTGCACTTTCTTTAGCTACAACCCCATCCATACTTTTTACCTCAACATGATTGGCTTCTCCAAGAAGATCAGCAATGgtcttctccttccttttatggGGCTGTCTATTTTCTATACTTGGTGGTGACCTTTGCAACAAATTTTGTTCAGTGTTTCCAGTATTGGAGCCTATGGGAGAAGACGACCTGTCATCAGATGGCCACTGCACTGGGACTTCCACCATCTTCCGCTCATCTTCAAGACCAGGAATTAGCTGGGGTTCAATGTAAACAGGTAACTGATATCCCCCTTTCGAACAATAAAAGGCAGACAGCAAACTCTTTAATACATTGAGCTCAAGAACACTAGTCAAGGATACAGCTTGTGCCATATGTTTCAATTCAGCAAGAAGGTCAACCGGCTGAGATAGATGACCCAAAAACTTCCCAACTCGGCCTTCAGGGACAACAACTCCTTCCTTAACTCCAGCATTCGATGCTAAAGTTTGTTTACGACCACTTAGAAACTCTTCCCCCATGCAAGCGCAACTCATCTTCAACTTTACAAGCCTACCAATCTCATCCACAGCCTGCTGCACAGCAATAACAAAAACCTTGGAGCTACTCAGCTTAGAATTCTCCACGAAATTTTCCTCAAAGGGTTTCAATTGCGACGGATGGCACCACGCAAAAGTGTCATCCCCAAAGTAGGCTACAAGAAGTTTGTCCTTGGATCTCAATTTCGCTGCAAGGTCAGAAGCATCCGAAGGATCACAAATCTGGCCGGGCCACCACGGGTGGTTCTTAATCTTACCCCAAACAAAATCTCCGATACAGAACTCATTCACTCCATCACTCAACTCTTCCCCCACCCGGTCTTCACCATTTTCACTCGTACCGGCAATGGGAACCTCAATTTCCCCATCTAGCTCTTCCACAATTTCATCCAAACACTTGCCATTCTCCTCAACCCCAACACCGTTGGTCTTGGTTTCATCACAACAATTCCCATTGTCCTCATTCGCATCCGAATTCGTCTTGGAACCAATGCTCACCACTCTCCTCTCCTCACCCAAACCAGACTCCAGCTCTCCAACACTCTCACTCCCTCTCAACCTCGACATACACGTATCCATGTCCCCAAAACTCATCCCAACCGAAACTTTAGCCTCCACAGTCTTAACCAGCTCAACAAACGACCTCACCAGCTCCCctcccgacccgacccggctccCACCCGAGTCGTCCCCGGCCTCAAACCTCGCCGGTCCAGAACCCGACCCGGAGCCACCCGAACAACCATCAGCTACGGCTGTAGATCTCCCCAACGTCCCCATTACCTGGACATCAATCAAGCTCAAACTTCGAATTCTAGGGTTTAGCTAAACAACCAAAAACCAGTAGCAGCTCATTTCTAGGGTTTAGCTTTCGTTGAAAAAGAGCTCTACTAATAAAATAGTGGGAAAATAAGCACTACAAGACGAAACAAAATACACAAGCACAAAGCCAGAGGGAGCTCACAAACCTGAAGAGAGAAACCAAGAGCTTCTTCAAAAGCTTGGatgaaggtgaagaagaagaagaagaagaagcttcaAGAGAAATCGAATTTTGAATTTGCGGTAGAGAGAAATGAGATGGAGGTGAAAATATCGCGTGGCGAGAAATTGGAGGCGGTGGTGGGGGAGGAGCGAAGAGCAGCGAAGCGGcgtttttattttggatttgttgtcGTTATTTGAGCGGCCATGTCCAAAAGTTTTATGTGAACCTTGGCGAGGTGTGACGTTTGTTGGGGGTTCGGCTGGGACGCGCGCGAGTGGGGGAGGGAGGGGTACTCGCTGGGTTTTTGGAGCCAGGTGTGGTTAATTTGAAATTTGCTTTGGTTGTGGGTTGGACGCGGCGTTGGGGATATTAATCGATTCAGAAGTGATTAAAGAGATTAGGTTGAAATAAAGCGGGGTCTTTTGATTCGACTATGGATGGTTGCCACGTGTTGGCGTTGTGAATATAATAGATCCCATAAAAGCGAACGGTGTCGTTTGAACCCCACAAGTGGAACTTTTTATTCTAGTGTAAAtattagccttttttttttttggcaaagtaaATATTAGCCTATTAGGTAGGCATTATTAGGGGCTAGTTTGGTTTGGCCAAATATCTATTTGAATTTTCATTGATCAATATTCAggcccatttttttttttttttttagggaaatgaATAACTTCATTGACTTAATGGTCATTACAATCAAGATTTATAAACCCCGAGTTTGGTAAGACATTTCTTTTTGGTAAATAACCCCAACATGCCTAAATTTTCCCATAAACCCAAGGTATCTACTCTATCTATTAGCATGTAACTGATAAATGATGTAGCCTTTTGAAATCCCATCAAGCAAGTAAAGTTCACACATCTGGAACTGCATGCTAGTTAAGGCTGTGACTTCTTCTTGCTTCTGAGAAGCTAGGATTGGATTAGTAGGGATGCTAAACAATACAAACGAAAAGAACCTGTCCCCAATTCCCCATTGCCATAGTCGATGCTCTTAGCTggccttttgagttttgagAGTGCTAAGGTAGACAAATCCAAGATTAATTGATTTTGTGTTTCATAATAAGACCACTAATTTAAAAAGGACGAAATTACCGGAAAGACATCTTTTTAAATACGGATAATGAAATCACCCAACTAAACAAGTTCGCTATATATCATTCAAACactaattatataaataaataattccGAAATTCAGATTATTATTCAAGTCAAACAGATCGAAGAACAGAAAGCCCAAAAAATTGCATAATAGAAGTATCCATGGTCGTTTTGTTCAAGTTCCACTAGCTACCGATTTTTGGTGACACTAAAGTCTTCAGGTATAATACGGGTGACTTGTAATAGTAATAGTCATGAAGAAGACGTCTATATTCCTTTTGACTGTTTTCCTCAGGATTATACAATACCAGCTGCTCCCGCTCGCTGCTCATCATCAAAACTTTCTTACCATTCTCTAAAATCCAAGTCGGGATGCTATGACTGATCTGGTTCATCAAAACTTTACCATTCTCTAAAATCAAAATCGGTCTGTAACGGAACTCAAGATGCGGAGATAAACTTAAAGAAGGAATCTGAACAACTCTAGTCCAGGATTCATTAACCCCATATTCTTTCATCACCCATACTGTTATTGCAATACCTGTTTGCAATTCATGACACCCCCAATCGTAAAGATATAGGAAGAGTGAATTCCCAATAGTCGTCCCAATTTTGAGGTGGATGGTGCGTTCTGTCGTGCAAATATCGGGTGGTGGCAATAAAGCTTGAAATTTCTCCTCGGCTAGATCAAAAGAGATGATTGTGAATCTTAAAAAGCTGTAGCTGTCCTCTAGCCAATGTAGAGCTCCGTTCAATAAGCGCCCCGGCCCATAGCACTTTCTGACGGTGTAGATTTTTAACTATCTTCCATGAACCTGTTTTTAATGTAAAGAATGCAAGTGTGGCTGTTGGGGGATTGGAAGCCCTAATTTCAGTTTCACAGTCACTTtcagggctagtttgggattgctgtaactttaaaaaaaaaaaactgctgctgctgtgttgtgagaataattagttgtgaattaaaacagtttcgtgtttggtaaataatatttttaaaaatgctGTTAGTACATAtaacaactgcagagtgtgttttgatccacagctgcttctaaaagcaacctctagactgcttctaaaatctgctgccagtggcctataactttcaattaaaacttctttttatttatttatcaaacacaataaaatttaaaattttgaacaaaagctgatttttttttaaaactaagcaatcccaaacggggccttagttTCCCAGTCACTTTCACTTTCACGGTTGTTAAAGCCTATTATAACCTTGTAATCTTCATTGGTGGAATCATAACCAAATCCATAAAAGTCGCGGgattattttgattttgggtaaCTTGTATGTATCTTGAGTAGAAGGATTCCATATGATAAGCTCACGATCATCGTCGTCCTCCTCCTCGTCTTCCTCTTCTTCGTTTTCCTTTTCCTCTTCGTCTTCcttttcctcctcttcttcctcgtcTTCTTCCCTATATTGGTAGGGGAAGATAGGGAATGAAGTTGGGATGAGCAGTTTTGACCTTGTCTTTTTTCTGTTATTATTTCCTTCCTGCTTGTCTTTCGGAAAACTGTGAGAATATGCTTTGTATACTATGTTTTTGGTATGTACTCTATATTGGTTTTCTATGTTAAGTTGGTGTGGAGTTTGGTAAGACATTTCTTTTTGGTAAGTAGCCCCAACATGCCTAAATTTTGCCATATTTTTGTGGGATTAATTAAGATCTCCCAGCTGATCAAGGAATTGTTTTTCAAACCCTTAAGTAAGAGCCACGAtcactttatttattttttttacttggTTCTTCTGTGTGTTTGATGACAATGAGTGAAATCAACAGTATAAAAACAACACGAAAGCATGAAAGAGATAATGGGTGTGCTAGTTCGATTGCAAAGAAGCACAATAATGATCAGGTTCAACAAGAGCCAAAGCAAATGGGTGAAACCAACTATACAAAGCCTAAGAGAAAGCGTGAAAGGGAGAAGGGGTTTGCTAGTTTGATTGCAAAGAAGCCCAAAAGCGAGGTCCAACCAGTCCCAATGCTTAAGCAAAAGCGTGCATTGAGGAACGAGGGAATGGACTGTTTGAGGCATAATGAGATTAAGGAATGTAACTGATAAATGATGAAGGATTTAGCTTTATGAAATTTGAGGTGATGGAATCCCAAGTAAAGTTGACACATCTGGAACTGCGTGCCAATTAAGGCTGTGAATTCTTCTTGCTGCTGAGAAGCTAGCTAGGCCTAGCAGTGGATCAGCAGGGATGCTAAACAATACATACCTGGGTGCTTAATTCCCTAAACCCAGTTGTTACATGGAAGCTATAAGATAACGAAAAGAACCCTGAATTTTTTAACTCCGTTAAATTTCTTCGTTAATCTTGAGTACATTTCTCAAATCACCAATAAAAACCGTCTTCGATGACATTTAGCGTAAATACTAAATCAATGTATTTACGCATGGTTGTTTACAGGATGTCCCCAGTTTAGATACCTTTGTGGTAGTTGTTTTGTCTGATGGACCAAAGTTTAGCTAGCGTTTGCGAGAAATAAAACTTTGTTGATGAGTTCATCAATAATTTATTCGATTGCTGATTTCTTCGACGGATGAAAGTTCAAGTACCATTTATAATATTAACGATATATATCAGACTAAATAAACACCGACTTGCATATATAGGTTTCGATCATTTTCTCTCATTTCCCACACCTAAGAAGCTCAAAAATTTATCTCATTTTTTTGGTACCTACTTTCCAATGCATGCATTGCTACTATCCCTTCCTCATCTAGTTACAAGTTTAGGTCGTTCACAAACGGATAAAAAGGATTTAGCACCACCCAATGAAGTAGCTAAAACATGAAGCAACTCTTCTCCTAGTTCAACCCATAATCCCCTATCCATTATCTACGTTTTCAATACACCTCACGACCATCACAATATCATACCAAGAACCAAGAGAACAACATTATCAAAGCTACAAAAGTAATCAAATTTTTCTTCTCCTTAACATTGCAATTCCAAATGCATTTGAAATCGAATCCGAACCAAAAGCTATCAATCACATTGTACCTACAAATTTCCAAAATGCACAAAAAAGTAGTACGCAGAAATCACAAAAGCTCGTTTACTAAGAAGCACTTATCCCCTCAGACAATTCCGACTTTAGCTCCGGCGGCTTCCAGCTGCTTCTTGGCGTCTTCGGCATCGTCCTTCGAAACCCCCTCCTTGAATTTCTTAGGCAACCCTTCAATCAGTTCCTTGGCCTCCTTCAAAGCCAAGCT encodes the following:
- the LOC133726580 gene encoding universal stress protein A-like protein; the protein is MAGAAPTRVLMGVNESTIKGYPHASISSRKAFEWTLDKIVRSNTSGFKLLFLHVQVPDEDGFDDMDSIYASPEDFKSLKRRDQARGAHLLEFFVERCHAIGVACEAWIKKGDPKEVICHEVKRLQPDLLVVGCRGLGPFQRVFVGTVSEFCVKHAECPVITIKRSAEETPQDPVDD
- the LOC133726579 gene encoding PWWP domain-containing protein 3-like, with product MGTLGRSTAVADGCSGGSGSGSGPARFEAGDDSGGSRVGSGGELVRSFVELVKTVEAKVSVGMSFGDMDTCMSRLRGSESVGELESGLGEERRVVSIGSKTNSDANEDNGNCCDETKTNGVGVEENGKCLDEIVEELDGEIEVPIAGTSENGEDRVGEELSDGVNEFCIGDFVWGKIKNHPWWPGQICDPSDASDLAAKLRSKDKLLVAYFGDDTFAWCHPSQLKPFEENFVENSKLSSSKVFVIAVQQAVDEIGRLVKLKMSCACMGEEFLSGRKQTLASNAGVKEGVVVPEGRVGKFLGHLSQPVDLLAELKHMAQAVSLTSVLELNVLKSLLSAFYCSKGGYQLPVYIEPQLIPGLEDERKMVEVPVQWPSDDRSSSPIGSNTGNTEQNLLQRSPPSIENRQPHKRKEKTIADLLGEANHVEVKSMDGVVAKESAISDKRGLSSRRKKQKSSDIHGEGILTFESGRERAKLSKSPTSTKDEGIGIESSDGLAKESAGGNEETKKTPLSRKRKRDEDSIDSKDGDTQEKRGGKDETKKAPLSRRRKKNEDIHINSNDGEAKGKAGARVGELLNVGLQTDMKDQIGKSPLLRERKKSKYLSPPFTISDAGKRKRNLETESRNAVTSHDLGKEGKERDMESVLSLEVSSKAQLGDRITRAAANIKGSPQILNSCSEALQEKLSIEGGNKSTDVKTPAEGEKKRVDPIKANAATNEVLSGVRSAALDPLYPVKRKSSFEIVVDFVSIFRDSVYHNGCYHKLYKKHQPHGKRKKSDSEPGSLVKDNQTAANLREGEPGNRVIKKKQDMKSDKPTKKQAGETRSSKRRKLNSVIKSLGKDNEKAENQPVSESGQRNINTNQDKPKKKQAAEPPISKLVRRRSKHADARDLKIKETEEEAPPTFLFVTFGPGSSLPTKDDLLRLYSKFGELNETETEMFYTNFCARVAFVMSSDAEEAFNYSLIDSPFGASNVNFRLQNPSGASKTRELSAIPESPPAKKKSRSKTASEALVASQPPAGEPSQVDFIRHRLKMMSSMLGNSDRKVSPVATSKIQNEIKELLKVVSTMGESSS